The DNA window CCAGCTGCCCGCGGATGACCGCCGCCACCAAAATTGAGAGCAATCTTTGATACATCTGCCCATTTTTTGGATCTCAATGAAACATGATAGGAACCTTTTGCATATTCTTGAAATACGATGGCGATCTCAACGCCTCTAATGGATCTAAGATTTTCCACAAATGAAGGGGAATCTTTTGGTAAAACGTTATATTTGGAAAGCATATTCAAGGATAATAAAGAGTAAGCAATTTGGCCATTTAAAGCTAGTTTAAGATTGGAAATGACGTCTTTATACAAGTAAATTTGTTCTAATGGAATGTTATCCAATATGGTATTTGAAATATCGCTAATGTTTGCACCTTTTTCAATCAACTCAGTAACATCTTTGAAAACTAAAACGCCTGCGTTTTGATATTTAAAGAAGCCGGTATCGGTTGCTATTCCCAACAAATTCATTGTCGACAGTTCTTTGTCGTATTCAACATTTAAAGAAGTCAATATTCTATAAACCATTTGAGCGGTTGACGCCATTGTGGTGTCTACCCAATTTAGATTTCCAAAATATTTATTTGTTATGTGATGATCGATCAACAGGACATGAAAAGCATTTAAATATTTTTCAAATCTTCCTATTCTATCTGGTGATGAACAGTCTAAAATTACCATTATATCGTATTTTTTATAAATTATTTCTTCAACATCTTCAAACTTTTTGATCTTC is part of the Petrotoga sibirica DSM 13575 genome and encodes:
- a CDS encoding DHH family phosphoesterase, whose translation is MSENLKEIVEEINKNDNILVVGHILPDGDDVSSLVSMTLGLEKLGKNVTAVIDDEIPEYLLQFPLVKSKIKKFEDVEEIIYKKYDIMVILDCSSPDRIGRFEKYLNAFHVLLIDHHITNKYFGNLNWVDTTMASTAQMVYRILTSLNVEYDKELSTMNLLGIATDTGFFKYQNAGVLVFKDVTELIEKGANISDISNTILDNIPLEQIYLYKDVISNLKLALNGQIAYSLLSLNMLSKYNVLPKDSPSFVENLRSIRGVEIAIVFQEYAKGSYHVSLRSKKWADVSKIALNFGGGGHPRAAGFSVETNDIRQTMEEIVDTISKTIANHNPDSAFK